In one window of Nocardiopsis aegyptia DNA:
- a CDS encoding GTP-binding protein, whose product MTSVKIVVAGGFGVGKTTFVGSVSEIVPLTTEAVMTSASVGVDDLAKTPDKQTTTVAMDFGRVSLDSDLILYLFGTPGQHRFWFMWDDLVKGAIGAVVLVDTRRLADCFPAIDYFEEARLPFIVGINGFDGYYPHAADEVRDALTLSPEIPIVQVDARDKASTKSTLITLVEHAITVGDPEGAAGQPTSTGGQNSWR is encoded by the coding sequence ATGACGTCGGTCAAGATCGTCGTCGCCGGGGGCTTCGGTGTCGGGAAGACGACATTCGTAGGCTCCGTCTCCGAGATCGTGCCGCTGACCACCGAGGCGGTCATGACCAGCGCCAGTGTCGGGGTCGACGACCTCGCCAAGACGCCGGACAAGCAGACCACCACCGTGGCCATGGACTTCGGCCGTGTCTCCCTCGACTCCGACCTGATCCTGTACCTGTTCGGCACCCCCGGACAGCACCGGTTCTGGTTCATGTGGGACGACCTGGTCAAGGGCGCGATCGGTGCCGTCGTCCTGGTGGACACCCGTCGTCTGGCGGACTGCTTCCCCGCGATCGACTACTTCGAAGAGGCGCGTCTGCCCTTCATCGTGGGGATCAACGGGTTCGACGGGTACTACCCCCACGCGGCCGACGAGGTCCGGGACGCGCTGACCCTCAGCCCGGAGATCCCGATCGTCCAGGTGGACGCCCGTGACAAGGCCTCCACCAAGTCGACGCTCATCACCCTCGTCGAGCACGCCATCACGGTGGGGGACCCCGAGGGCGCGGCCGGACAGCCCACCTCCACCGGGGGCCAGAACTCCTGGCGCTGA
- a CDS encoding DUF742 domain-containing protein, with translation MQQPFDQRPAGGSAPSSLVRPYAVTKGRTKPKSQLPLEALISATAAARNESGTLTPEWQAISDLCREWRSVAEISALLRMPLGVARVLVADMSEQGLVQIRSSLNNEARPNTNLLERVLSGLRKL, from the coding sequence ATGCAACAACCGTTTGACCAACGACCAGCGGGGGGCAGCGCGCCCAGTTCTCTCGTGCGCCCCTACGCGGTCACCAAGGGCCGTACCAAGCCGAAGTCCCAGCTTCCCCTGGAAGCTCTGATCTCGGCGACCGCGGCCGCTCGCAACGAGTCTGGGACGCTGACGCCCGAATGGCAGGCGATCAGCGATCTGTGCCGGGAATGGCGTTCCGTGGCGGAGATCTCCGCGCTGTTGCGGATGCCTCTCGGTGTGGCGCGGGTGCTTGTGGCGGACATGTCCGAGCAGGGACTGGTCCAGATCAGGTCTTCGCTCAACAACGAGGCCCGTCCCAACACCAACCTGCTTGAAAGGGTGCTCAGTGGACTTCGCAAGCTCTAG